A region of Deinococcota bacterium DNA encodes the following proteins:
- a CDS encoding ABC transporter substrate-binding protein codes for MTKRWLVTLAVLVIGAAAYAQPFVWPDAWTEHAGEEQYGGVYRSGQISGQRTFNPFVSAEQNIVSTISDAGGAALITRNYADWAEFIPYAAESFEVSEDGLVVDVVLRDGIFWSDGTPVTVEDYLFRYQAEIDEEVGSNAFTFWFVEGQLIELEATGENSLRFTFPAPDRTAFTQVALLPAPNHILGEVYREGGAEALIAEWGTEVDVSQTVWTGPFVPVQYVPDERIVFERNEFFGEWNVDERGNALPYLDGLNYAIADLDALLNLYIAGQIDQPSAPNLDQLGVINVAIQSGDIDATVIEAYSPQSGTTFYVFNWNRASDPFKQELFRSEDFRKAMSHLTDRDAIVDLVYGGAATPVVAPVPLVYPFWVNEDAPIFPYDPERALELLAGLGFTERNSEGVLVDEQGRALEFNLATNAGNPEREQTIQIIADTAAEYGVRVNAQALDFTLLVDQLSATGDDRPFDAILIGFGGGFAEWPFLDNILPCDANFHMWNLSGDCLTVEEGLVEEYMFAGRQTLDDDEAREIAFRLQEVYNELQPMIYTVSVNLNASWLNAIGGNIPMDIMSSLTGTRDIVLTFRR; via the coding sequence ATGACAAAAAGATGGCTAGTAACGCTAGCGGTTCTGGTGATCGGCGCGGCGGCTTACGCCCAGCCCTTCGTCTGGCCCGATGCCTGGACCGAGCATGCCGGCGAGGAGCAGTACGGCGGCGTCTACCGCTCTGGTCAGATCAGCGGCCAACGCACTTTCAACCCCTTCGTCTCCGCCGAACAGAACATCGTCTCGACCATCTCAGACGCAGGTGGCGCGGCCCTGATCACGCGCAACTATGCGGACTGGGCCGAGTTCATTCCCTACGCCGCGGAGTCCTTTGAGGTTTCCGAGGACGGTCTCGTCGTCGACGTCGTCTTGCGCGACGGCATCTTCTGGAGCGACGGCACCCCGGTGACGGTCGAGGATTACCTCTTCCGCTACCAGGCAGAGATCGACGAGGAGGTCGGTTCCAACGCCTTCACCTTCTGGTTCGTCGAGGGCCAGCTCATCGAGCTCGAGGCCACCGGCGAGAACAGCCTGCGCTTCACCTTCCCCGCCCCCGACCGCACCGCCTTTACCCAGGTCGCCCTCTTGCCCGCGCCCAACCACATCCTCGGCGAGGTCTACCGCGAGGGCGGCGCCGAGGCCCTAATAGCCGAATGGGGGACCGAGGTCGATGTCAGCCAGACCGTCTGGACTGGCCCCTTCGTGCCCGTGCAGTACGTCCCGGACGAGCGCATCGTCTTCGAGCGCAACGAGTTCTTCGGCGAGTGGAACGTCGACGAGCGGGGCAACGCGCTGCCCTACCTGGATGGCCTCAACTATGCCATCGCCGACTTGGACGCGCTGCTCAACCTTTATATCGCGGGCCAGATCGACCAGCCCTCGGCGCCGAACCTGGATCAACTCGGTGTGATCAACGTCGCCATTCAGAGCGGCGACATCGACGCAACCGTCATCGAGGCCTACAGCCCGCAGTCCGGCACCACCTTCTACGTCTTCAACTGGAACAGGGCCAGCGACCCCTTCAAGCAGGAGCTCTTCCGCAGCGAGGACTTCCGCAAGGCGATGAGCCACTTGACCGACCGCGACGCCATCGTCGATCTCGTTTACGGCGGCGCCGCGACGCCGGTGGTCGCACCGGTGCCGCTCGTCTACCCCTTCTGGGTCAACGAGGACGCGCCGATCTTCCCCTACGACCCCGAGCGGGCCCTGGAACTCCTGGCCGGGCTCGGCTTCACCGAGCGAAACAGCGAGGGCGTCCTGGTCGACGAGCAGGGCAGAGCGCTCGAGTTCAACCTAGCGACCAATGCCGGCAACCCCGAGCGCGAGCAGACCATCCAGATCATCGCTGACACCGCCGCCGAATACGGCGTCAGGGTCAACGCGCAGGCACTCGACTTCACGCTGCTGGTCGACCAGCTGAGCGCCACCGGCGACGATAGGCCCTTCGACGCGATTCTGATCGGCTTCGGCGGCGGCTTCGCGGAGTGGCCCTTCCTGGACAACATCCTTCCCTGCGACGCCAACTTCCACATGTGGAACCTGTCGGGCGACTGCCTGACGGTCGAAGAGGGCCTGGTCGAGGAGTACATGTTCGCGGGCCGTCAGACCCTGGACGACGACGAGGCGCGCGAGATCGCCTTCAGGCTCCAGGAGGTCTACAATGAGCTTCAGCCCATGATCTACACGGTCAGCGTGAACCTCAACGCGAGCTGGCTCAACGCCATCGGCGGCAACATCCCCATGGACATCATGAGCTCGCTCACCGGCACCCGCGACATCGTCCTCACCTTCAGAAGATAA
- a CDS encoding ABC transporter permease, whose amino-acid sequence MFPFIVRRLIHLIPTFLGATLLAFFITQLVPGDFFVQRSLEPNVRPETLQMLRERFALDQPAHVQYVRWMGNLLRGDLGMSFDSNQPVINLIRRPIQNSMILVVISLILLYVMAIPLGVYSAVRQYSLGDQVVSTVSYFGLAIPNFFFALVLILLIFYLRGFTREVFDYNQLLFPVAQMTSNNHQQLSAWGRFWDIMWHAIIPAFVVATSGIAGFTRILRGQMLEFLQSDFIRTARAKGLNERAVTYKHSLRPALIPFVAGIGGLLPALIGGAGLVEIVFAWPGITPILLSSISRQDIYVVLAFLIVSSLLLMVGNLISDLLLAVVDPRIRYS is encoded by the coding sequence TTGTTTCCCTTTATCGTTCGCAGGCTGATTCACCTCATCCCCACCTTTTTGGGCGCGACGCTCCTGGCCTTTTTCATTACCCAGCTTGTCCCCGGCGACTTTTTCGTGCAGCGCTCGCTCGAGCCCAACGTCCGTCCCGAAACGCTGCAAATGCTGCGCGAGCGCTTCGCCCTCGACCAGCCCGCCCACGTCCAGTACGTGCGCTGGATGGGCAACCTGCTGCGCGGGGACCTGGGCATGTCCTTCGACTCCAACCAGCCCGTCATCAACCTGATCCGGCGGCCCATCCAGAACTCGATGATTCTCGTCGTTATTTCGCTCATCTTGCTCTATGTCATGGCCATCCCCCTGGGCGTCTACTCGGCGGTCAGGCAGTATTCGCTGGGCGACCAGGTGGTCAGCACGGTGAGCTATTTTGGCCTGGCCATCCCCAACTTTTTCTTCGCCTTGGTCCTGATCCTGCTTATCTTTTACCTGCGCGGCTTTACCCGCGAGGTCTTCGACTACAACCAGCTTCTCTTTCCCGTCGCCCAGATGACCAGCAACAACCACCAGCAGCTCTCGGCCTGGGGCAGGTTCTGGGACATCATGTGGCACGCGATCATTCCCGCTTTTGTGGTGGCCACCTCGGGCATCGCCGGCTTTACCAGGATCTTGCGCGGGCAGATGCTCGAGTTCTTGCAGAGCGACTTTATCCGCACCGCCCGCGCCAAAGGCCTGAACGAGCGCGCGGTGACCTACAAGCACTCCCTTAGGCCCGCCCTCATTCCCTTCGTTGCCGGCATCGGCGGACTCCTGCCCGCGCTCATCGGCGGCGCCGGGCTGGTCGAGATCGTCTTTGCCTGGCCGGGCATCACGCCTATCCTTCTCTCTTCGATCAGCCGCCAGGACATCTACGTGGTCTTGGCCTTTTTGATCGTCTCGTCGCTGCTCCTCATGGTCGGCAACCTGATCTCGGACCTGCTACTCGCCGTCGTCGATCCGCGGATCCGTTACAGCTAG
- a CDS encoding ribbon-helix-helix domain-containing protein, whose translation MSQVTLYLDPETAAKMKQAAEGAGVSQSQWVARIIRERLSDTWPENVKALAGAWADFPSLEEIRRGYGEDVSRESL comes from the coding sequence ATGAGTCAGGTGACGCTGTATCTAGACCCGGAGACCGCAGCCAAGATGAAGCAGGCGGCAGAAGGAGCGGGGGTCAGCCAGAGCCAATGGGTGGCCCGCATCATCCGCGAGAGGCTGAGCGATACCTGGCCGGAGAACGTCAAGGCCTTAGCAGGTGCCTGGGCAGACTTTCCCAGTCTCGAGGAGATTCGGCGGGGTTATGGGGAAGATGTCTCTCGAGAGTCTCTTTGA
- a CDS encoding type II toxin-antitoxin system VapC family toxin, translated as MMRVLDTNTVIHYFKGLGRVAERLLATPPSQVRVPSLVVYELEVGIQKANEPQKRREQLRVLLASMAVLPFHVREAEVAAKVKMELEARGTPIGPMDVLIAGTALAHGATLITRNTREFERVDGLRVENWYD; from the coding sequence TTGATGAGGGTGCTCGACACCAACACCGTCATTCACTACTTCAAAGGCTTGGGGAGGGTGGCTGAGAGGCTGCTGGCCACGCCCCCAAGTCAGGTAAGGGTTCCTAGCCTGGTGGTCTACGAACTCGAGGTGGGCATCCAGAAGGCAAACGAACCCCAGAAGCGCCGCGAGCAGTTGCGCGTCCTGCTCGCGAGTATGGCGGTGTTGCCCTTTCACGTCAGGGAGGCAGAAGTGGCCGCAAAGGTCAAGATGGAGCTCGAGGCTAGGGGCACCCCCATAGGACCAATGGACGTGCTGATTGCCGGCACTGCCCTAGCGCATGGCGCCACCTTGATAACCAGGAATACTCGCGAGTTCGAGCGGGTGGATGGACTGAGGGTGGAGAACTGGTATGACTGA
- a CDS encoding type II toxin-antitoxin system HicB family antitoxin has protein sequence MLETELQRFLELPYRRIVYREENADGFYWVAEIEELGVAGDGDTPEEALRELEHILPIILRASLEDGAPIPEPATATNA, from the coding sequence ATGCTTGAGACTGAACTGCAAAGGTTTTTAGAGCTGCCTTACAGACGAATTGTTTACCGGGAAGAAAACGCAGATGGGTTCTATTGGGTGGCTGAGATCGAGGAACTCGGTGTAGCCGGTGACGGCGACACGCCCGAAGAGGCTCTGCGCGAGCTCGAGCATATTTTGCCTATTATTTTGCGAGCTTCCCTCGAGGACGGCGCCCCTATTCCCGAGCCTGCAACCGCCACCAACGCCTGA
- the carB gene encoding carbamoyl-phosphate synthase large subunit, producing the protein MPRRADLKKILILGSGPIQIGQAAEFDYSGTQACKALRQAGFEVVLINSNPATIMTDPEVADRTYIEPLTVASVAKVLAAERPDALLPTLGGQTALNLAKALHEEGILARYGVELIGANYQAIQKGEDRELFQRAMKTIGIKTPAGKMIGSLEEALDFVGSVGYPAIIRPSFTLGGTGGGIAFGEAEFRQIVRQGLHDSPVHTVLVEQSVLGWKEYELEVMRDQNDTVVIICSIENLDPMGVHTGDSITVAPAQTLSDKEYQTLRDHAIAIIREIGVDTGGSNIQFAVNPKDGEVMVIEMNPRVSRSSALASKATGYPIAKIAALLAVGYHLDELPNDITRVTKAAFEPSIDYVETKIPRFAFEKFPGTPDALGTQMRSVGEVMAIGRTFKESLQKAMRSLEQDVRGETADLNLAALESRLHPNPRRLPALLELLRRGKSMRYLFERTQVDPWFLSQLKEITLAEGEIRALGAPAEWNWELWREIKRFGFADADLAALTGVGAGEIRGLRLANGGAPVYKTVDTCAAEFEAYTPYHYSTYEWEDEVVRSDRPKVVILGSGPNRIGQGVEFDYATVHAVWALKEAGYETIMVNSNPETVSTDYDTADRLYFEPLTFEDVLNIIEREEPVGVIVQLGGQTPLKLARPLTEAGVPIWGTPAESIHRAEDREAFNRLCRELGIPQPRGAVAQDPGEAVKLAAEIGYPLMVRPSYVLGGRAMMTVRGEEELARYLAEVYAELPDKPSILIDAFIAGAQEVDVDALADGERAVVAGIMEHIEGAGVHSGDSACITPPVTLSRAVQDTIADYSLRLTAALGVRGLINIQYVVKDGEVLIIEANPRASRTIPYLSKAIGHPLAKYAALIAAGRTLLELGFTRTPRPAFYSAKEVVLPFLKFKDVLPLLGPEMRSTGESMGIDENPYLAYYKALLGAGVRLPETGRARLSGEDLGELASSLAALGYEVVHSSRPGDVPDYDLLIDTTGSPELRRALEDGVAYVTTKAAAEWLVKALAAAKGQDLQVNALQDLKASRHE; encoded by the coding sequence ATGCCCAGACGCGCTGACCTGAAGAAGATCCTCATCCTCGGCTCCGGCCCGATTCAGATCGGCCAGGCCGCCGAGTTCGATTACTCGGGCACCCAGGCCTGCAAGGCTCTGCGCCAGGCCGGCTTCGAGGTGGTGCTCATCAACTCCAATCCCGCCACCATCATGACCGACCCGGAGGTGGCCGACCGGACCTATATCGAGCCGCTGACGGTGGCCTCCGTCGCGAAGGTCCTGGCGGCCGAAAGGCCCGACGCGCTCCTGCCGACCCTGGGCGGCCAGACCGCGCTCAACCTGGCCAAGGCGCTTCATGAAGAGGGCATCTTGGCGAGGTACGGCGTAGAACTCATCGGCGCCAACTACCAGGCGATCCAAAAGGGCGAGGACCGCGAGCTCTTTCAGCGGGCGATGAAGACCATCGGCATCAAGACGCCGGCGGGCAAGATGATCGGCAGCCTCGAGGAGGCGCTCGACTTTGTCGGGTCGGTCGGCTACCCGGCCATCATCCGGCCTTCGTTCACCCTGGGCGGCACCGGCGGCGGCATCGCCTTCGGCGAGGCGGAGTTCAGGCAAATTGTCAGGCAGGGCCTTCACGACTCGCCCGTCCACACCGTCCTGGTCGAACAGTCGGTGCTCGGCTGGAAGGAGTACGAGCTCGAGGTGATGCGCGACCAGAACGACACGGTGGTGATCATCTGCTCGATCGAAAACCTCGACCCGATGGGCGTCCACACCGGCGACTCGATCACCGTGGCGCCGGCCCAGACGCTGTCCGACAAGGAGTACCAGACGTTGCGCGACCATGCCATCGCCATCATCCGCGAGATCGGCGTGGACACGGGCGGCAGCAACATCCAGTTCGCCGTCAACCCCAAGGACGGCGAGGTGATGGTCATCGAGATGAACCCTCGAGTCTCGCGCTCCTCGGCGCTGGCCTCCAAGGCGACGGGCTATCCCATCGCCAAGATCGCCGCCCTGCTGGCAGTGGGTTATCACTTAGACGAGCTGCCCAACGACATCACCCGCGTCACCAAGGCGGCCTTCGAGCCCAGTATCGACTACGTGGAGACCAAGATTCCCCGCTTCGCCTTCGAGAAGTTTCCCGGCACTCCGGATGCCTTGGGCACGCAGATGCGCAGCGTCGGCGAGGTGATGGCAATCGGCCGCACCTTCAAGGAGTCGCTCCAAAAGGCCATGCGCTCGTTGGAGCAGGACGTGCGCGGCGAGACGGCAGACCTCAACCTGGCAGCCTTGGAGAGCCGCCTCCACCCCAACCCCAGGCGCCTGCCGGCCCTTTTAGAACTGCTCAGGCGCGGCAAGAGTATGCGCTACCTGTTCGAAAGAACGCAAGTAGACCCCTGGTTTCTCTCGCAACTCAAGGAGATCACCCTGGCCGAAGGCGAGATCCGGGCCCTGGGGGCGCCGGCGGAGTGGAACTGGGAGCTGTGGCGGGAGATCAAGCGCTTCGGCTTTGCGGACGCCGACCTCGCCGCGCTGACCGGCGTGGGCGCGGGAGAGATCCGCGGCCTGCGGCTAGCGAACGGGGGCGCCCCCGTCTACAAGACCGTGGACACCTGCGCCGCCGAGTTCGAGGCCTATACCCCCTACCACTACAGCACCTACGAATGGGAGGACGAGGTGGTAAGGAGCGACAGGCCCAAGGTGGTCATCCTCGGCTCGGGACCCAACCGCATCGGCCAGGGCGTCGAGTTCGACTACGCCACCGTCCACGCCGTCTGGGCCCTCAAGGAGGCGGGCTACGAGACCATCATGGTCAACTCCAACCCCGAGACGGTCTCGACCGACTACGACACCGCCGACCGGCTCTACTTCGAGCCCTTGACCTTTGAAGACGTCTTGAACATCATCGAACGCGAAGAGCCCGTGGGCGTCATCGTGCAGCTCGGCGGGCAGACGCCGCTGAAGCTCGCCCGGCCTCTCACCGAGGCTGGCGTGCCCATCTGGGGCACCCCGGCCGAGAGCATCCACCGCGCCGAGGACCGCGAAGCCTTTAACAGGCTCTGCCGCGAGCTGGGCATCCCGCAGCCGCGGGGCGCGGTGGCGCAGGACCCGGGCGAGGCGGTCAAACTCGCCGCCGAGATCGGCTATCCGCTGATGGTGCGGCCGTCTTACGTCCTCGGCGGCCGCGCCATGATGACGGTCCGCGGCGAGGAGGAGCTGGCGCGCTACCTTGCGGAGGTCTACGCCGAGCTGCCCGACAAGCCGAGCATCCTCATCGACGCCTTTATAGCAGGCGCTCAGGAGGTGGACGTGGACGCCCTCGCCGACGGTGAGCGGGCCGTGGTGGCGGGCATCATGGAGCATATCGAGGGCGCGGGCGTCCACTCCGGCGACTCGGCTTGCATCACCCCGCCGGTCACGCTCTCGAGAGCGGTGCAAGACACCATCGCCGACTACAGCCTGAGGCTCACCGCGGCCCTCGGCGTCAGGGGCCTCATCAACATCCAGTACGTCGTCAAGGACGGCGAGGTCTTGATCATCGAGGCCAATCCCCGCGCCAGCCGCACCATCCCCTACCTCTCCAAGGCCATCGGCCACCCGCTCGCCAAGTACGCCGCGCTCATCGCGGCGGGCAGGACGCTGCTCGAGCTCGGCTTCACGCGGACGCCCAGGCCGGCCTTCTACAGCGCCAAGGAGGTGGTCCTGCCCTTTCTCAAGTTCAAAGACGTCCTGCCGCTCTTGGGCCCCGAGATGCGCTCGACGGGCGAGAGCATGGGCATCGACGAGAACCCCTACCTGGCCTACTACAAGGCCCTCCTGGGCGCGGGCGTGAGGCTGCCGGAGACGGGCCGCGCGCGGCTCAGCGGCGAGGACTTGGGCGAGCTGGCCTCGAGCCTGGCGGCGCTCGGCTACGAGGTCGTTCACTCGAGCAGGCCCGGGGACGTGCCCGACTACGACCTGCTCATCGACACCACGGGGAGCCCTGAACTGAGGCGGGCCTTGGAGGACGGCGTCGCCTACGTGACCACCAAGGCCGCCGCCGAGTGGCTGGTCAAGGCCTTGGCCGCGGCCAAGGGGCAGGACTTGCAGGTGAACGCCTTGCAGGACTTGAAGGCATCGAGGCATGAATGA